A DNA window from Rubrobacter calidifluminis contains the following coding sequences:
- a CDS encoding ferritin-like domain-containing protein: MSGVEDRGSPAVLDREVSRRGFLKTAAAVGAALSAAGIGGFGVAVRQAQAQSKEYTTYQGLGDVKILSFAYLLEELEGTFYDQGVKSGIFSGEALTFITDIRDNEMAHAQALASTLQKAGAPVPQTPNFTFPNGTFSSQSAFLKLAATFEPTGIGAYQGAAPALKNKDYLAAAISIHNAECRHWDAIKILQGVVPPNNVPFEKALTLQTVQSRVKPFGITG; encoded by the coding sequence ATGAGTGGTGTTGAGGACCGGGGGAGTCCGGCGGTGCTTGATAGAGAGGTTTCACGCCGCGGCTTCCTGAAGACCGCCGCGGCAGTGGGGGCGGCGCTGTCCGCGGCTGGCATTGGGGGTTTCGGCGTCGCGGTGCGGCAGGCGCAGGCCCAGAGCAAGGAGTACACGACGTACCAGGGGCTTGGTGACGTAAAGATCCTCTCTTTCGCCTACCTGCTCGAGGAGCTGGAGGGGACCTTCTACGACCAGGGCGTCAAGTCGGGTATCTTCAGCGGCGAGGCTCTCACGTTCATAACCGACATCCGCGACAACGAGATGGCGCACGCCCAGGCCCTGGCCTCGACGTTGCAGAAAGCGGGCGCGCCGGTGCCCCAGACGCCGAACTTCACCTTCCCGAACGGGACCTTCAGCAGCCAGAGCGCTTTCCTGAAGCTGGCGGCGACCTTCGAGCCGACTGGCATCGGGGCTTACCAGGGGGCTGCCCCCGCGCTCAAAAACAAGGACTACCTGGCGGCGGCCATCTCGATCCACAACGCCGAGTGCCGCCACTGGGACGCGATCAAGATCCTGCAGGGCGTCGTGCCGCCGAACAACGTGCCCTTCGAGAAGGCGCTGACGCTGCAGACGGTCCAGTCGCGGGTCAAGCCGTTCGGGATCACGGGCTGA
- the queC gene encoding 7-cyano-7-deazaguanine synthase QueC gives MEREEALAVVSGGLDSVTLAHLLAEEGYSLHLLSFDYGQRHGKELEYARRCAERLGASFDVVDLSGVGRLLSGSALTDEIEVPHGRYDEESMSVTVVPNRNAIFLSVAYGAAVARGSVLVAAAMHAGDHPVYPDCRPEFVRSFEAMERLAVEGLGHPGLRLYTPFIHKTKAEIVGLGASLGVPFEETWSCYEGGELHCGLCGTCTERREAFELAGVEDPTEYRG, from the coding sequence ATGGAGCGGGAAGAGGCGCTCGCCGTGGTGAGCGGCGGGCTGGACTCGGTGACGCTGGCTCATCTTCTCGCGGAGGAGGGCTACTCGCTGCACCTGCTCTCCTTCGACTACGGACAGCGGCACGGAAAGGAGCTCGAGTACGCCCGCCGCTGCGCGGAGCGGCTCGGGGCCTCCTTCGACGTCGTGGACCTCTCCGGGGTCGGGAGGCTGCTCTCGGGCTCGGCGCTAACCGACGAGATCGAAGTCCCCCACGGTCGCTACGACGAGGAGAGCATGTCCGTGACGGTCGTGCCGAACCGCAACGCGATCTTTTTGTCCGTGGCCTACGGAGCCGCGGTGGCGCGGGGCTCGGTGCTGGTGGCGGCGGCTATGCACGCGGGCGACCACCCCGTCTACCCGGACTGCCGCCCGGAGTTCGTCCGGAGCTTCGAGGCGATGGAGCGTCTGGCGGTCGAAGGTCTCGGTCATCCGGGGCTGCGCCTGTACACGCCTTTCATCCACAAGACCAAGGCGGAGATAGTGGGACTCGGGGCCTCCCTCGGCGTGCCCTTCGAGGAGACCTGGAGCTGCTACGAGGGGGGCGAGCTCCACTGCGGGCTGTGCGGAACCTGCACCGAGCGCAGGGAGGCATTCGAGCTCGCCGGCGTGGAGGACCCGACGGAGTACCGGGGCTAA
- a CDS encoding 23S rRNA (pseudouridine(1915)-N(3))-methyltransferase RlmH: protein MIRRATIVAVGKVRGWAAGGCENYLSRLGRYFRVEVIEVREEDINRRKPDEVLALEAERLLRRLPRGSYTIVLDRERGRELSSEELAGRLSSLGALGRSHVAFVVGGPLGLDERVLERADFVLSLGRLTLPHALARVVLLEQLYRAVKIERGELYHW, encoded by the coding sequence GTGATCCGGCGCGCAACCATCGTCGCCGTCGGGAAGGTCCGGGGATGGGCCGCCGGAGGGTGTGAGAACTACCTGAGCAGGCTCGGCCGGTATTTCCGGGTCGAGGTCATCGAGGTGCGTGAGGAGGATATCAACCGCAGGAAGCCTGATGAAGTGCTCGCCTTGGAAGCGGAGCGGCTTCTGCGGAGGCTGCCGCGGGGCTCTTATACCATCGTCCTGGACCGCGAACGGGGTAGAGAGCTCTCCTCGGAGGAGTTGGCCGGCAGGCTCTCTTCGCTCGGGGCGCTGGGAAGGAGCCACGTGGCCTTCGTCGTTGGGGGACCGCTCGGTCTCGATGAGAGGGTGCTCGAGCGTGCTGATTTCGTCCTCTCGCTCGGCCGCCTGACGCTCCCGCACGCGCTCGCCCGTGTCGTGCTCCTCGAGCAGCTCTACCGGGCGGTGAAGATCGAACGCGGGGAGCTCTATCACTGGTAG
- a CDS encoding sensor histidine kinase, which produces MKGQGARRGAPTAITGDVRRMPLPAPVLFLWGFAAALPEIFRMEETLKVALLSALYGCSAIFALGACGWAAVRGSSRQARWFWGLCFSGVALVLAGYLIWLVLGTSGFDSLGFMPRDPMYALAYLLLFLAFTYLVAVTTRGVFPLIPLDTLAVMVSTGLLGWYFVLGRAMDGVLQDLRREAVLNFAGGVADAGLLFLALVVLSGDERPAFAGWLVAGLSVFVSADLAYFVGEPLGGEKPGGFPVVMWSLGMVLLGLAALRGDERVDEMPGWARTAGIGSLRTFLFWFGPLSPSVQYAFLAGWVSLHPPVPPYVLWAGAFFVVYFGLRTSALTLVSHGIRRETAGLARREEQARISEELRRSLERGVGEMRASLRKARAALDRGDGSLAGEELGRAEFEARQVGYQVSLPVEEMLGRCGKVLDPEGALLRFVEDLRGCFGLEVCVDLRAPFDGLDPSETAAVCRVVCEALWNAARHSRASDIRLESRSVGSVFVIRVRDDGCGFSPDDSREGFGIRVMHRRAAEIGAGLDIVSSPHLGTTVQLRLQR; this is translated from the coding sequence ATGAAGGGTCAGGGGGCCCGGAGGGGGGCTCCGACCGCCATCACGGGTGACGTGCGCCGGATGCCTCTCCCTGCTCCGGTTCTGTTCCTGTGGGGATTCGCGGCTGCCCTGCCGGAGATCTTCAGGATGGAAGAGACCTTAAAGGTCGCGCTTCTCTCAGCGCTTTATGGGTGCTCCGCGATCTTCGCACTCGGCGCTTGCGGGTGGGCTGCCGTGAGAGGTTCGTCACGTCAGGCGAGGTGGTTCTGGGGTCTCTGCTTCTCCGGCGTCGCCCTGGTGCTCGCCGGATATCTCATCTGGCTGGTCCTTGGTACCAGCGGGTTCGACTCTCTCGGGTTTATGCCCCGGGATCCGATGTACGCTCTGGCGTATCTCTTACTCTTTCTTGCCTTCACATACCTGGTTGCGGTGACCACAAGGGGTGTCTTCCCGCTAATCCCGCTGGATACGCTGGCGGTCATGGTCTCGACGGGGCTTCTCGGATGGTACTTCGTGCTCGGGCGCGCGATGGACGGCGTCCTGCAGGATCTCAGGAGGGAGGCCGTGCTCAACTTCGCGGGCGGGGTGGCGGATGCCGGGCTGCTCTTTCTCGCCCTGGTGGTCCTCTCCGGCGACGAGCGGCCCGCTTTCGCCGGGTGGCTGGTGGCCGGGCTCTCCGTGTTCGTGTCCGCAGACCTCGCCTACTTCGTCGGCGAACCGCTTGGCGGGGAGAAACCCGGCGGGTTTCCCGTGGTGATGTGGAGCCTGGGGATGGTGTTATTGGGCCTTGCGGCGCTCCGCGGGGACGAGAGGGTGGATGAGATGCCGGGGTGGGCGCGGACCGCCGGGATAGGCTCCCTGCGGACGTTCTTATTCTGGTTCGGCCCACTCTCGCCGTCGGTGCAGTACGCCTTCCTGGCTGGCTGGGTGTCCCTCCATCCACCGGTACCCCCCTATGTCTTATGGGCTGGGGCCTTCTTCGTCGTCTACTTCGGTCTGAGGACCTCCGCCCTCACCCTCGTCAGTCACGGCATACGTAGGGAGACGGCGGGCCTGGCCAGGAGGGAGGAGCAGGCCAGGATCTCCGAAGAGCTCAGGAGGTCGCTGGAGCGGGGTGTGGGGGAGATGAGGGCCAGTCTCAGAAAGGCCCGCGCTGCGCTCGACCGCGGCGACGGGAGCCTGGCGGGCGAGGAGCTCGGACGGGCCGAGTTCGAAGCTCGCCAGGTCGGCTATCAGGTGTCTCTGCCTGTAGAGGAGATGCTTGGCAGGTGCGGGAAGGTGCTAGATCCAGAGGGCGCGCTGCTGCGCTTCGTGGAGGATCTACGGGGGTGTTTCGGGCTTGAGGTGTGCGTCGATCTCCGGGCTCCGTTCGATGGTTTGGATCCCTCCGAGACGGCAGCCGTCTGCAGGGTGGTGTGCGAGGCACTGTGGAACGCCGCGAGGCACTCCAGAGCGAGTGATATACGGCTTGAGAGCCGGAGTGTGGGGTCGGTGTTCGTCATCCGGGTACGCGATGACGGGTGTGGTTTCTCGCCGGATGATTCCCGTGAGGGGTTTGGAATACGGGTGATGCACCGCCGGGCCGCCGAGATCGGCGCGGGACTCGACATCGTCTCTTCGCCCCACCTCGGGACCACCGTGCAGCTGCGCCTGCAGCGTTAG
- a CDS encoding class E sortase: MSFVSRSLRSRAAFLAVLLLFMIFALASCDSTPVATKAPGAGGDASHHAAGGGRGDSGSVRGGDKEARTGDALKASPGSVTVKAADPSRVLSRKKLPDGLPSYRGWNEKGSGGSSRKMISVGTSAGAIPAVRPFNFGRDPGGPKDKKLYLSIPKIGLQDVPVYNSVDSAKLDEGAVHVPATGFPWQKGANVYIAGHRLGYPNTGSLYLFYHLPELTEGDEVILKDSAGQEYTYRVINKETVGPENVQVMNPVPGKSLVTLQTCTLPHYTKRIIVQAELVGRSRE, encoded by the coding sequence TTGAGCTTTGTCTCCCGTTCGCTGAGGAGCAGGGCGGCGTTCTTGGCCGTCCTGCTCCTCTTCATGATCTTCGCTCTCGCTTCATGCGATAGCACACCCGTTGCCACGAAGGCTCCCGGTGCGGGCGGGGATGCCTCGCACCACGCGGCGGGAGGGGGCCGGGGAGACTCGGGTAGCGTTCGGGGGGGCGACAAAGAGGCGCGGACGGGGGACGCCTTGAAGGCCTCCCCCGGGAGCGTGACCGTGAAGGCAGCCGATCCCAGCAGGGTGCTCTCCAGGAAGAAGCTTCCGGATGGCTTGCCCTCCTACAGGGGCTGGAATGAGAAGGGCTCTGGAGGCTCTTCGCGTAAGATGATCTCGGTCGGGACATCCGCGGGTGCCATACCGGCGGTCAGGCCTTTCAATTTCGGCCGTGATCCCGGCGGCCCCAAGGACAAGAAGCTCTACCTCTCCATCCCCAAGATAGGGCTGCAGGACGTGCCGGTCTACAACTCGGTCGACTCGGCGAAGCTCGACGAGGGGGCGGTGCATGTGCCGGCGACGGGTTTTCCCTGGCAGAAGGGTGCAAACGTCTACATAGCAGGTCACCGCCTCGGCTACCCTAACACGGGTTCGCTCTACCTCTTCTACCACCTTCCCGAGCTTACGGAGGGTGACGAGGTCATCCTGAAGGACTCCGCCGGCCAGGAATATACCTACCGGGTGATAAATAAAGAGACCGTAGGCCCGGAAAACGTGCAGGTGATGAACCCGGTACCCGGGAAATCACTCGTGACCCTGCAGACCTGCACCCTCCCACACTATACAAAGCGGATCATTGTGCAGGCCGAACTGGTCGGCCGGTCCCGGGAGTAG
- a CDS encoding MBL fold metallo-hydrolase: MRREPVFHGVCAPSLRLSVLSSGSSGNATYVEAGGRGFLVDAGLSARGLRRLLARVGRDLESVEAVLVTHGHSDHTSGIRSLVRERGVEVYAARGVWDAPGTVAVEVAESFEVCGVRAAFFEVPHDAPTCGLRISGGDGVTAAFATDLGEVTPQVLGWMRGARALVLEANHDPEWLRRGPYPMDLKRRILSSRGHLSNLQSAEAALALAPYGLSEIVLAHLSETNNTPVRACGTVALALRRAGYGGVRVRAAMRRHPTPWISVGALADDDGECVYRRAEESGRLFDLGR, from the coding sequence TTGAGGCGGGAACCGGTCTTCCACGGTGTGTGTGCTCCGAGTCTGCGCCTGAGCGTCCTCTCGAGCGGGAGCTCTGGGAACGCCACCTACGTCGAGGCCGGAGGACGCGGATTTCTGGTCGATGCCGGGCTATCTGCTCGCGGCCTGCGGCGTCTGCTCGCCCGCGTCGGGCGTGACCTGGAGAGCGTCGAAGCGGTCCTCGTCACTCACGGGCACTCGGACCACACCTCCGGCATCCGCTCGCTGGTGCGTGAGCGCGGGGTGGAGGTCTACGCCGCGCGGGGGGTGTGGGACGCGCCGGGGACCGTTGCCGTGGAGGTCGCGGAGTCCTTCGAGGTGTGCGGGGTACGGGCCGCCTTCTTCGAGGTACCTCACGACGCCCCGACCTGTGGTCTCAGGATCTCCGGTGGAGACGGGGTCACAGCCGCTTTCGCCACCGACCTCGGGGAGGTGACGCCGCAGGTCCTCGGCTGGATGCGTGGTGCGCGGGCTCTCGTCCTGGAGGCCAACCACGATCCCGAATGGTTGCGCAGGGGGCCGTACCCCATGGATCTCAAGCGCAGGATTCTCTCCAGCCGGGGGCACCTCTCCAACCTGCAGAGCGCCGAAGCCGCGCTCGCCCTGGCTCCGTACGGGCTCTCGGAGATAGTCCTTGCGCACCTCTCCGAGACCAACAATACGCCGGTGAGGGCCTGCGGAACCGTCGCGCTCGCGCTGCGTAGAGCAGGTTACGGCGGAGTACGGGTCCGGGCCGCGATGCGTCGCCATCCTACACCCTGGATCTCGGTGGGGGCACTGGCGGATGACGACGGGGAGTGTGTCTACCGCCGCGCGGAAGAGTCGGGGCGTCTGTTCGATCTGGGGAGGTGA
- a CDS encoding RNA polymerase sigma factor, with translation MLADEDLVSLAAAGDTDAFACLYDRHSRAAYSLAYRMMGERQAAEDLVQESFFKAWRSAGSYRAERGSVRNWLLTIVHHGGIDQLRSAASRRRTEDRAQAAISGAQQSEAFAETWQNTQREQVREALKALPPEQLKILELAYFSGYTHTEIAELLGLPLGTVKGRMRLGLKKIKDYFDARDLSIPQ, from the coding sequence TTGCTTGCAGACGAGGATCTCGTCTCGCTCGCCGCGGCGGGCGACACCGATGCTTTCGCCTGCCTGTACGACCGGCACAGCCGGGCGGCTTACTCCCTTGCCTACCGGATGATGGGGGAGCGACAGGCAGCAGAAGACCTCGTGCAGGAGTCCTTCTTCAAGGCGTGGCGCTCAGCGGGGAGCTACCGTGCAGAGCGCGGCAGCGTGAGGAACTGGCTGCTTACGATCGTCCACCACGGCGGCATAGACCAGCTGCGGTCCGCGGCCAGCCGCCGCCGGACGGAGGACCGGGCACAGGCCGCCATCTCCGGCGCACAGCAGAGTGAAGCCTTCGCCGAGACGTGGCAGAACACCCAGCGGGAGCAGGTACGCGAGGCGCTCAAGGCGCTGCCGCCGGAGCAGCTGAAGATACTGGAGCTCGCGTACTTCTCGGGTTATACCCACACGGAGATCGCCGAGCTGCTCGGGCTGCCGCTCGGAACGGTCAAAGGCAGGATGAGGCTGGGCCTCAAGAAGATAAAAGACTACTTCGACGCGAGGGATCTGAGCATTCCACAGTGA
- a CDS encoding haloacid dehalogenase type II — protein sequence MPQKMAFDIYGTLVDPLKMEEKLEPFAGEKAGRLAKLWREKQLEYTFRRALMRRYEDFGVCTRQALAFATQSVGLELSREDERNLISAYQSLPAFEDALPGLRALRSQGHEMSAFSNGVEESARKVLEQAGLFEYLNTVISADEVKSFKPDPEVYRHACERLGGTPEEVWLVSSNPFDVIGAKSFGMRAVWVRRDPKTLLDPWGIEPDLVVRDLLHLAKELG from the coding sequence ATGCCCCAGAAGATGGCTTTCGACATCTACGGAACGCTCGTCGACCCTTTGAAGATGGAGGAGAAACTCGAACCGTTCGCCGGAGAGAAAGCCGGGCGCCTCGCAAAACTCTGGCGCGAGAAGCAGCTCGAATACACCTTCCGGCGGGCGCTGATGCGCCGCTACGAGGATTTCGGGGTCTGTACCCGCCAGGCGCTCGCCTTCGCCACGCAGAGCGTCGGCCTCGAGCTCTCGCGAGAGGACGAGAGAAACCTCATCTCCGCCTACCAGAGCCTTCCCGCCTTCGAAGACGCCCTGCCGGGACTCCGGGCGCTGCGTTCGCAGGGGCACGAAATGTCCGCCTTCTCCAACGGCGTGGAGGAGAGCGCGCGGAAGGTACTCGAGCAGGCCGGCCTGTTCGAGTACCTCAACACTGTGATAAGCGCCGACGAGGTGAAGAGCTTCAAGCCCGACCCGGAGGTCTACCGCCACGCCTGCGAGAGGCTCGGGGGTACACCGGAAGAGGTGTGGCTCGTCTCGAGCAACCCGTTCGACGTGATCGGAGCGAAGTCCTTCGGGATGCGGGCCGTCTGGGTGCGGCGCGACCCCAAAACGCTCCTCGACCCGTGGGGAATCGAGCCGGACCTCGTGGTCCGGGACCTGCTGCACCTCGCAAAAGAGCTGGGTTAG
- the uvsE gene encoding UV DNA damage repair endonuclease UvsE — translation MIRLGYPTQNLTLRASTNRTLRLSTMGNAEKISTLVHRNLADLEDILRWNARYGFGLFRMGQSLIPFASHPAFPYDWQEEHARELRRAGSLAGKLDIRLSMHPGQYIQPGSPDPAISRRSIDELRYTARIFSMMGLTDGIIVLHAGGAHGDLRSSARRFVKALCDEEEILRHLALENDERIWTVEEVVDLAITLGVPAITDNLHHALNPGSITLRGALDLSLPTWEVRGTRPKVHLSSQAPGKQPGAHAYAIEPGDWTRLIDALDGRDTDVMLEAKGKERSLEKLGLSPGMLTSDP, via the coding sequence ATGATACGACTCGGGTACCCGACGCAGAACCTTACCCTCCGGGCGAGTACCAACCGCACCCTGCGCCTTTCGACCATGGGAAACGCCGAGAAGATCAGCACGCTGGTACACCGCAACCTCGCCGACCTAGAAGACATCCTGCGGTGGAACGCCCGGTACGGGTTCGGCCTCTTCCGCATGGGGCAGAGCCTGATCCCGTTCGCTTCCCACCCCGCCTTCCCCTACGACTGGCAGGAGGAGCACGCCAGGGAGCTGCGCCGGGCGGGCAGCCTTGCCGGGAAGCTCGACATCCGGCTCTCCATGCACCCGGGACAGTACATCCAGCCCGGTAGCCCCGATCCTGCGATATCCCGGAGAAGTATCGACGAGCTGCGCTACACGGCACGCATATTCTCGATGATGGGCCTTACGGATGGGATCATCGTGCTGCACGCCGGCGGCGCCCACGGAGACCTGAGGTCCTCGGCAAGGAGGTTCGTGAAGGCACTGTGCGACGAGGAGGAGATCCTCCGCCACCTCGCGCTCGAAAACGACGAGCGAATCTGGACGGTGGAGGAGGTCGTCGATCTCGCGATCACGCTCGGCGTACCGGCGATAACCGACAACCTCCACCACGCGCTCAACCCCGGCAGCATCACCCTGCGCGGGGCATTGGATCTTTCGCTCCCGACCTGGGAGGTACGCGGGACGCGTCCGAAGGTCCACCTCTCGAGCCAGGCCCCGGGAAAACAACCCGGAGCCCACGCCTACGCCATCGAACCAGGGGACTGGACCCGCCTGATCGATGCCCTCGACGGTCGCGACACCGACGTAATGCTTGAGGCCAAGGGGAAGGAGAGATCCCTCGAGAAGCTCGGCCTCTCACCCGGCATGCTAACCTCCGATCCGTAG
- a CDS encoding anti-sigma factor — MEHEKFEDLKEAYVLNALDEKERREFEDYLSRHPNKQAEIEELGAIAGLLALSPPEQEPSPELRRRVLARVRSETTSGSETRDALKDRLGWILRPRTLAAAGAALAVAGLLVWNGLLQRELGNLRSENHNLQGQVENLKAYAMRSSGPAKGASAEVLRMRNGKMILTASNLPPAPEGKTYQIWVMEHGTPKSAGLFSPSGRAVAIPMSFKGEKVQAVAVTIEPAGGSQRPTSSPILVSQLSTRSNV, encoded by the coding sequence ATGGAACACGAGAAGTTCGAGGATCTGAAGGAGGCTTACGTCCTCAACGCGCTCGACGAGAAGGAACGGCGTGAATTCGAGGACTACCTCTCCCGCCACCCGAATAAACAGGCCGAGATAGAGGAGCTCGGCGCGATAGCGGGTCTGCTCGCCCTCTCGCCTCCTGAGCAGGAGCCCTCCCCCGAGTTGCGCCGCAGGGTGCTGGCCAGGGTGCGCTCCGAGACAACCTCCGGCAGCGAAACGCGTGACGCCCTGAAAGACAGGTTGGGTTGGATCCTTCGTCCGCGCACCCTGGCCGCGGCAGGGGCGGCGCTCGCGGTGGCGGGTCTCCTCGTCTGGAACGGGCTCCTGCAGAGGGAGCTCGGGAACCTCCGGAGTGAGAACCACAACCTGCAGGGACAGGTTGAAAACCTCAAGGCATACGCGATGCGGAGCTCCGGCCCGGCGAAGGGAGCCTCGGCGGAGGTGCTCCGGATGAGGAACGGGAAGATGATTCTCACGGCGAGCAACCTGCCGCCCGCGCCCGAAGGCAAGACCTACCAGATATGGGTAATGGAACACGGCACCCCGAAATCCGCCGGCCTCTTCTCACCGAGCGGCCGGGCCGTCGCCATACCCATGAGCTTCAAGGGCGAAAAGGTCCAGGCGGTAGCCGTCACCATCGAACCCGCTGGGGGATCGCAGCGACCTACCAGCAGCCCGATCCTGGTGAGCCAGCTCTCGACCAGAAGCAACGTTTAG
- a CDS encoding ferritin-like domain-containing protein — MREQTGTEAAVLEGTRSRGEFFKMAGLAGAGAVLGSVALAPKAFAQSGDLGIANFALTLEYLEATFYENAVNSGVLSGDALKVVTALRDHEQAHVDALISLIKSAGGTPVSKPQFTFPSGATSSESSILNLAATFEPVGVGAYLGAAPLIQSPDVLAAAGSIAGVEGEHVVAVNNLLGNAAATLEAFPAALTKDEVLAKIAPFLGMGSMMETGGGSRRDWYRNAHV; from the coding sequence ATGAGAGAGCAGACAGGCACCGAAGCTGCGGTGCTCGAGGGCACCCGCAGCCGCGGGGAGTTCTTCAAGATGGCCGGTCTCGCCGGGGCGGGCGCCGTGCTGGGTTCGGTCGCCCTCGCCCCGAAGGCCTTCGCCCAGAGCGGTGATCTGGGTATAGCCAACTTCGCGCTGACGCTGGAGTACCTGGAGGCGACGTTCTACGAGAACGCCGTGAACTCTGGGGTGCTCTCGGGTGATGCGCTCAAGGTGGTGACGGCGCTGCGCGACCACGAGCAGGCCCACGTGGATGCACTGATCTCGCTGATCAAGAGCGCCGGTGGGACCCCGGTCTCCAAGCCGCAGTTCACCTTCCCTTCGGGCGCGACATCTAGTGAGAGCTCTATCCTGAACCTCGCCGCCACCTTTGAACCGGTCGGCGTGGGGGCCTACCTTGGTGCCGCACCGCTCATACAGAGCCCCGACGTGCTGGCCGCCGCCGGGAGCATCGCCGGGGTGGAGGGCGAGCACGTCGTCGCTGTGAACAACCTGCTGGGTAATGCCGCGGCCACGCTCGAGGCTTTCCCGGCAGCGTTGACCAAGGACGAGGTGCTGGCCAAGATAGCCCCGTTCCTCGGGATGGGCTCGATGATGGAGACGGGTGGCGGCTCGCGCAGAGACTGGTACCGCAACGCCCACGTCTAG
- a CDS encoding dodecin family protein yields MPVARVTEISATSPESFEAAIREGIARATKTLRNVEGAWIKDMNVMIENGNITGYKVNMEVTFVLED; encoded by the coding sequence GTGCCGGTAGCCAGGGTCACCGAGATCAGTGCGACCTCGCCTGAGAGCTTCGAGGCCGCCATCAGGGAGGGCATAGCCCGCGCCACGAAGACGCTGCGCAACGTGGAGGGTGCCTGGATCAAGGACATGAACGTCATGATCGAGAACGGCAACATCACCGGCTACAAGGTGAACATGGAGGTGACATTCGTACTGGAGGATTAG
- a CDS encoding sodium:solute symporter encodes MNAALAIILVFLLLAIYLGIRARRGKDMDLEQWAVGGRGFGTIFVFLLLAGEIYTTFTFLGGSGWAYGEGGPAFYILSYGSLAYVISYWLLPAIWSYGREKRLHSQADFFASKYESRSLGVLVSIVAVVAMVPSYLVLQLKGLGLIVSVASYGAISSNVAITIGAAAVTLYVMISGIRGSAWTAVIKDIMVLSVAVFLGIYFPLKLYGGMGEMFHRIQQHDPGFLALPHTGYNVVWFVSTVLLTALGFYMWPHTFGSIFSAREARVFRRNAVYLPLYQLILLFVFLVGFAAILAVPGLKGDQVDLALLRLSKSSFDPWLVGLIGAAGLLTALVPGSMLLMSSATILSKNVYRAFVPSASEERVNRLAKALVPVLALVAWYFTINSGKTIVILLLLGYSFVTQLFPALISSLLPNNFVNKWGAAAGIVVGVAIVTYATVGGLGTGDLLPFLPPALADINNGVVALIANTIVTVGVSLATRPFVARSSAPTT; translated from the coding sequence TGAACGCGGCCCTCGCGATCATACTGGTCTTTTTGCTGCTCGCGATCTACCTGGGCATCCGCGCCCGGCGGGGCAAGGACATGGACCTCGAGCAGTGGGCCGTCGGCGGGCGAGGTTTCGGGACGATCTTCGTCTTTTTGCTTTTGGCCGGGGAGATCTACACGACGTTCACCTTCCTCGGCGGGAGCGGCTGGGCCTACGGGGAGGGCGGGCCTGCGTTCTACATCCTCTCCTACGGGTCGCTGGCTTACGTCATCTCTTACTGGCTCCTGCCCGCGATCTGGAGCTACGGCAGGGAGAAGCGGCTGCACTCGCAGGCGGATTTCTTCGCGAGCAAGTACGAGAGCCGCTCCCTGGGCGTGCTCGTCTCGATCGTCGCCGTGGTCGCGATGGTGCCCTCGTACCTGGTGCTGCAGCTCAAGGGGCTCGGGCTCATAGTCTCGGTCGCCTCCTACGGCGCGATCTCCTCGAACGTGGCCATAACCATCGGGGCGGCGGCGGTGACGCTCTACGTCATGATCAGCGGCATCCGCGGCTCGGCGTGGACCGCCGTGATAAAGGACATTATGGTCCTCTCGGTGGCGGTCTTCCTCGGGATCTACTTCCCCCTGAAGCTCTACGGCGGGATGGGGGAGATGTTCCACAGGATACAGCAGCACGATCCGGGCTTCCTCGCGCTGCCGCACACGGGTTACAACGTCGTCTGGTTCGTCTCGACGGTCCTCCTGACCGCCCTCGGTTTCTACATGTGGCCGCACACGTTCGGTTCGATCTTCTCGGCCAGGGAGGCGCGCGTCTTCCGGCGTAACGCGGTCTATCTGCCACTCTACCAGCTCATCCTGCTCTTCGTGTTTCTGGTCGGCTTCGCGGCGATCCTGGCGGTGCCAGGGCTCAAGGGAGACCAGGTGGACCTGGCGCTGCTCAGGCTCTCCAAGAGCTCCTTCGACCCCTGGCTCGTCGGGCTCATCGGGGCGGCCGGGCTCCTCACCGCGCTCGTGCCGGGTTCGATGCTTCTGATGAGCTCGGCGACGATCCTCTCTAAGAACGTCTACCGGGCGTTCGTGCCCTCCGCGAGTGAGGAGCGGGTGAACCGGCTGGCCAAGGCGCTCGTGCCGGTGCTCGCCCTGGTAGCCTGGTACTTCACGATCAACAGCGGCAAGACCATCGTGATCCTGCTGCTCCTCGGGTACAGCTTCGTCACCCAGCTCTTTCCGGCCCTGATCTCGAGCCTCCTGCCGAACAACTTCGTGAACAAGTGGGGGGCGGCGGCCGGGATCGTCGTCGGGGTGGCCATCGTTACCTACGCGACCGTGGGCGGGCTCGGGACCGGTGATCTGCTTCCCTTCCTGCCGCCGGCGCTCGCCGATATAAACAACGGGGTGGTGGCGCTCATCGCCAACACGATAGTGACGGTCGGGGTGAGCCTGGCGACCCGTCCCTTCGTCGCCCGGTCCTCGGCGCCGACGACGTGA